Proteins encoded in a region of the Triticum dicoccoides isolate Atlit2015 ecotype Zavitan chromosome 3A, WEW_v2.0, whole genome shotgun sequence genome:
- the LOC119271241 gene encoding hexose carrier protein HEX6-like, which produces MAVGFAGGGEDQRQYGGRVTAFAALSCITAAMGGAIFGYDIGTAGGVSSMEPFLRDFFPDVHRRMQAGAGVGNYCKFDSQLLTLFTSSLYVSGLLTAVLVASWFTERHGRRPSVILGGVAYLGGAAVSGGAVNVYMAILGRALLGVGLGFANQAVPLYLSEMAPARYRGAFSNGFQFSLCLGALAATVVNYGAEKIKAGWGWRLSLGLAGVPAVLLIVGASFLPETPNSLVQQGKGRGEVKALLQKIRGIDAVDEELDDIVAANAMGQAGDNGLRLILSQRRYRPQLAMAVLIPSFTQLTGINAIGFYAPVLLRTIGMSESAALLSTIVMVIVSSASTFASMLLVDRFGRRTLLVLGGVQMFLSEVLIGAIMAAKLRDEGQVSRTYAVVLIFLIGVYSTGFGWSWGPLSWLIPSEIFPLEVRSAGQSITVASGFVFTILVAQYFLAMLCRLKAWLFFFFAGWILVMTAFAHLFLPETKGMPIEQIGNLWGKHWYWKRVVGVDQVHDGQKL; this is translated from the exons ATGGCCGTGGGTTTCGCTGGCGGCGGCGAGGACCAGAGGCAGTACGGCGGGAGGGTCACCGCGTTCGCGGCGCTCTCATGCATCACGGCGGCCATGGGCGGCGCCATCTTCGGCTACGACATCGGCACCGCGGGCGGGGTGTCGTCCATGGAACCGTTCCTGAGGGACTTCTTCCCGGACGTGCACCGGCGGATGCAGGCCGGCGCCGGCGTCGGCAACTACTGCAAGTTCGACAGCCAGCTCCTCACGCTCTTCACCTCCTCGCTCTACGTCTCGGGGCTCCTCACGGCCGTGCTCGTCGCGTCGTGGTTCACGGAGAGGCACGGGCGCCGGCCGTCCGTGATCCTCGGCGGCGTCGCGTACCTAGGCGGCGCGGCGGTCAGCGGGGGCGCCGTCAACGTCTACATGGCCATCCTTGGCAGGGCGCTGCTCGGCGTCGGCCTTGGGTTCGCCAATCAG GCAGTGCCACTGTACCTGTCGGAGATGGCGCCGGCGCGATACAGGGGAGCCTTCAGCAACGGCTTCCAGTTCAGCCTCTGTCTCGGGGCTCTCGCCGCCACCGTCGTCAACTATGGCGCCGAGAAGATCAAGGCTGGCTGGGGCTGGAGGCTCTCGCTGGGCCTAGCCGGCGTCCCCGCCGTGCTGCTCATCGTCGGCGCGAGCTTCCTGCCGGAGACGCCCAACAGCCTCGTCCAGCAAGGCAAAGGCCGTGGCGAGGTGAAGGCGCTGCTCCAGAAGATCAGAGGCATAGACGCCGTCGACGAAGAGCTGGACGACATCGTCGCCGCCAACGCAATGGGACAGGCCGGCGACAACGGCCTGCGCCTCATCCTGTCGCAGCGACGGTACCGCCCGCAGCTTGCCATGGCCGTCCTCATACCGTCCTTCACGCAGCTCACCGGGATCAACGCCATCGGCTTCTACGCGCCGGTGCTGCTGCGCACCATCGGCATGAGCGAGAGCGCGGCGCTGCTCTCCACCATCGTCATGGTCATCGTCTCCTCCGCGTCTACCTTCGCGTCCATGCTCCTCGTCGACCGCTTCGGGAGACGCACGCTCCTCGTCCTCGGCGGCGTCCAGATGTTCCTCTCCGAGGTGCTCATCGGCGCCATCATGGCCGCGAAGCTCCGCGACGAGGGCCAGGTCAGCAGGACCTACGCCGTCGTCCTCATCTTCCTCATCGGCGTCTACTCCACCGGCTTCGGCTGGTCCTGGGGCCCGCTCAGCTGGCTGATACCGAGCGAGATCTTCCCGCTGGAGGTCCGGTCCGCCGGGCAGAGCATCACCGTGGCGTCGGGCTTCGTGTTCACCATCCTCGTCGCGCAGTACTTCCTGGCCATGCTGTGCCGCTTGAAGGCGTGGCTGTTCTTCTTCTTCGCCGGGTGGATTCTGGTCATGACGGCGTTCGCGCACCTCTTCTTGCCGGAGACCAAGGGGATGCCCATTGAGCAGATCGGGAACCTGTGGGGGAAGCACTGGTACTGGAAGAGAGTTGTGGGGGTTGACCAAGTACACGACGGTCAGAAGCTCTGA